A region of the Lachancea thermotolerans CBS 6340 chromosome E complete sequence genome:
ATTAAAATGAGGCGGTCGCGATTAATTGAACTCAATTTTTGCCGAGGGCTCGCATCCAAAATAACTTTAGTGGGTGAACTCATATTAGAGTCAAAATATGTGTTATGTGCAGCTGCTGGTAGTTGAACAGACTTGAGCCAGCCCCTCTGCTTACCAACTTCCGCTAACCCAGTATTTACACATTTCTTCGTATAAAGATATGTTATATAGTACAAAAATTAGTTCTTCGAACTAACTAAAAAGGTCAGCATTCCACATTCGTCAGACCCCTTACACAGCGACCCGCACTCCCCGATATGTCGAACCCTGCATCCACAGTGGCCATTGGATCGCTGCTGCGCCGCCATAAGCTTCTAAAACAGAGGCAAGGTCTATTTCAGTCTCGCCACGTTGACTTCTTTCGTTACAAAAGGTTCGTTAGAGCACTGAATGCACGCGAATACCAGTCCAAGTCCGCTAACCAGCCAGATCTCTACCCTGTCGTTgacaacgaagaagacgcGAGGAAGGTCTTCATTGAGCTGATCAAGGCTCAGCTTGTGGTGCCCTGCAGAAAGCTCCACAGTGCCGAATGCAAAGATCACGGCCTGAAACCAGACAAAGATTACCCAAACCTGCTGCTATCAGACAAGGCCACACTACAACCCGATGAGTACTATGCGTGGAACTTCAACCCAAAGACGCTAACTGACTACCTTCTCGTCTTGGGCATCGTCGCCGGTATCCTCGCTTTCGTATGCTACCCGCTGTGGCCCTCATCCATGAGACGTGTTGTCTATTACATTTCGCTTGCTCTACTGGCTCTCATTGGTCTGTTCTTTGCTGTCGCGATCCTGCGATTCATCATCTACCTGCTATCGCTGGCTGTGTGTAGTGAAAAGGGTGGCTTTTGGTTGTTTCCCAACCTGTTTGAAGACTGCGGAGTCCTCGAAAGTTTCAAGCCTCTTTACGGCTCTGGTGAGTCTGAGTGCTATAGCTACATtaagaaaatgaaaagaagaaagagaaagatgaacaagaaagatTAACGAGCACAACTGCCAGTCCTGTATTATGAAGCACCGCTGGTTGGCAGATCAGTCGAATCCTATATATCACTAATTACGAAACACAGAGAGCGAAGTGCTCCTGTCCAACTGCAGTAGCCTTGATCTTCAGCGAGGCCTTTTACTCGGGTCCACATAGAGTATTGTTGCTACCAGCTGTCTTTGGGCTACAGCCTTAAGGTTGAATACACCTCGCAGTGAGCTCTGTTCACGTTTGTACCGTTATTTCCTTTAATGTTAAATGGCCACGTCGATACTTAGAGTAAACATATGTGCTCAATTAAAAACAACTGAGCGGCAGAGCGTTATTTGCATGCTGACTGAGTTGCTTTATGTACTAAGGGATCTGAATGATGCTCCTGGGAGTGACTGCGTAATCACCAAAAGGTGCAGCGATGCGAAAAATGGTTATTGAGTATTGGTTACGGATACGATTCACCCTTTTAATTCTGGTGATAGAACACACACAAAGGTTCAAGCCTTTTAGTAATCAAGTAACTCAGCTGGCTTGCCATTTTAAGAGTTCTGCGACGGTTGCGAACTTGCTCGTACAATATGTCATATAATGACCTCGGCGGCTGTTAACCCGAATCGTAAACATGAGCCTGTGAACCTTCTCAAAAGAGACAGTATAAGAATTACCACAGACAGAGTAGCTATTACTGAATATATATTTAGAAGAAAGAATCCTGTGTTATCCCGAATTTTGCTCGTTTAGCGCCTACCTTTTTAGTCAACAACCCGTCGCTAAATATAATAATTGGGCTTAAAGACGTATCGAAGAGTTTAAGGAATATTGAAGCCATGGCTAAAAAACCTTTCCAGAACAACCCCTCCAGGAGAATACAGGATATGAGCCCAAAATGCAGTTTAATTTGTAGCACGAAGAGAAGCAGTATTCGGTCTAAGCCAAGGAGATGATGAATATGGAGAGCGGTAGCACCATAccgagcttgttgaaaaacaaaatccCAAATACCTAATCCCCAAGACAGGCGACTGTCTTGCGAGGCGCCTGATAGAAACCATCTCGAAATCATTTCGAAACCTCCCCAGGAAGCAGCCGAGGCAAGTACTCAGGGATACAAAATGGGTTTTCTGTATCTCCAGCGGCGTGAATTGCGACTCAATGATCCATTCCGAGGTGCGCAGCAATATATGAGGTTCAACCTCTTGTGAAGTTACACATTGCTCGTTGCCAAATCATAGAGCCTATGGAGCAACTAACTGAATAAATTTACAAGAAGCTGTATTGGGCGAAAAGAAGTTACGATTTGATGAACTGTATAGTGCATGTTTTTAACGTGCAACAAAGTACTTTAAGTCCTTGTAACAGGAGCTTCAAGGTTGGCACAACAAGAGTTTTGTGCTCAAACGCTAATTGAATTCCCAATGCAAAGGGATGTGATAGGAGCTAAATAATGACTACTTTGCGTGCGCAGGAGTGGCTCACATGCCTCACTAGAGAAAGTGTCCGTCCCCTTCTCGAAACAAGAGGGTAAATCAACTTGAAGTTATGATTCGTAGTTAGTGCTTTCCGACCATGAGATACGTTGGCTCACTTATGAAGTGCCTAGTTAAGCGATGAGCACAACAAGAGATAACGCAGCATGTCGCAGCGCGAATTAAGTCCTAAGAGTCACGAAGACCATGAATCTCACTT
Encoded here:
- the SEC62 gene encoding Sec63 complex subunit SEC62 (similar to uniprot|P21825 Saccharomyces cerevisiae YPL094C), which produces MSNPASTVAIGSLLRRHKLLKQRQGLFQSRHVDFFRYKRFVRALNAREYQSKSANQPDLYPVVDNEEDARKVFIELIKAQLVVPCRKLHSAECKDHGLKPDKDYPNLLLSDKATLQPDEYYAWNFNPKTLTDYLLVLGIVAGILAFVCYPLWPSSMRRVVYYISLALLALIGLFFAVAILRFIIYLLSLAVCSEKGGFWLFPNLFEDCGVLESFKPLYGSGESECYSYIKKMKRRKRKMNKKD